The Salvelinus namaycush isolate Seneca unplaced genomic scaffold, SaNama_1.0 Scaffold40, whole genome shotgun sequence genome contains a region encoding:
- the LOC120041037 gene encoding cell division cycle-associated 7-like protein codes for MTSGEPWVLKMSIIDLEVASPTPGALAAIFESPSDDEDFLGFAVPVLSDSESDSLASEDSGKPAMSFRSKFVTSELVSLFSHSDNEGEEFEGFSEEEEEKRGSRSRTKAMCIAEESDEDTGFYSEGEEPDTHKRKSLCVAFRFPTKRLSAQKGEAPINAAPPERRTNERLHLKRGLSQESSGRETQGQKPPPQKGAVGKETMEVESRVLNKRAKNIQENKAMLAKLFADLTNMSEVTSSPTKKRRVSEKPPPRRRGVCEGSERRNPSRAARPPEKFGVEERSTSPSRHDRSVRTIDVGKLLEVDELGRSRKKRRASSGKKRRITHVRSVDEITEEELDNVAQRAKDKILDKDHGSTCHQCRQKTLDTKTVCRSGVCIGGKGQFCGPCLRNRYGEDVHTALLDPH; via the exons ATGACATCAGGAGAACCGTGGGTGTTGAAGATGTCCATCATCGACTTGGAGGTGGCCTCGCCA ACCCCCGGGGCCCTGGCGGCCATCTTTGAGAGTCCCAGTGATGACGAGGACTTCCTGGGTTTCGCCGTGCCAGTGCTGAGTGACAGCGAGTCAGACAGCCTAGCCTCCGAGGACTCTGGGAAGCCG gccatGTCTTTCAGGTCAAAGTTTGTGACCTCTGAGTTGGTTAGTCTGTTTAGCCATTCCGACAATGAGGGGGAGGAGTTTGAGGGCTtcagtgaggaagaggaggagaagaggggttcCAGAAGCAGGACGAAGGCTATG TGCATAGCGGAGGAGAGTGATGAGGACACAGGGTTCTACTCCGAGGGGGAGGAGCCAGACACACACAAGAGGAAGAGTCTCTGTGTTGCCTTCAG GTTTCCTACAAAAAGACTCTCTGCCCAGAAAGGGGAGGCACCAATCAACGCCGCCCCTCCGGAGAGGAGAACCAATGAGAGGCTGCATCTGAAAAGGGGTTTGTCTCAGGAGTCCAGTGGGAGGGAGACACAGGGTCAGAAACCGCCCCCCCAAAAAGGGGCGGTAGGAAAAGAGACGATGGAGGTCGAGTCGCGGGTTCTAAATAAACGAGCCAAGAACATCCAGGAGAACAAAGCCATG TTGGCCAAGCTGTTTGCTGACCTGACCAACATGTCTGAAGTCACCTCGTCTCCTACC AAGAAGAGGCGTGTGAGTGAGAAGCCGCCCCCTCGTAGACgaggtgtgtgtgaggggagcGAGAGGAGGAACCCATCGCGTGCGGCCAGACCGCCAGAGAAGTTTGGGGTGGAGGAGCGCAGTACCTCCCCTTCACGACACGACCGATCCGTGAGGACTATCGACGTCGGGAAACTACTGGAG GTGGACGAGCTGGGTAGAAGCAGGAAGAAGAGGAGGGCGAGCAGCGGGAAGAAGAGGAGAATTACCCATGTGAGATCAGTGGATGAAATCACAGAGGAAGAGCTGGACAACGTGGCGCAACGCGCCAAAGACAAGATACTGGACAAGGACcac GGCAGCACGTGTCACCAGTGCAGACAGAAAACTCTGGACACCAAGACGGTCTGTCGTAGTGGAGTGTGTATAGGGGGCAAAGGTCAGTTCTGTGGGCCCTGTCTGAGGAACCGCTACGGAGAGGACGTACACACCGCCCTGCTAGACCCG CACTAA